A stretch of Acidimicrobiales bacterium DNA encodes these proteins:
- a CDS encoding TrkA C-terminal domain-containing protein, whose protein sequence is MDDRPRNLREMLAEAKDLSELMVDLAYASLFFSDPDMAEEVGELEETMSDLVQDMRGVCIMAVRRPAEAEGMSSVLQVISAIERIANDAVDIARIVTHKLGIPAELLADLSEAEEVSHRVLVSDGSHMAHRELAAHELPVQTGMRVMAIRRERNWITDVGGDTVLVPGDVLFLRGSPDGITRLRELAAAPPWTPPPTPEDPFTTDLDRAVDVLVEMKNLSEVAVGLAYSALVLADLGLAAEVRHLEDRLDEMKDRLELWVLRAASDKVDPSPLRGLLHLSQAAEDIGDQAQQMVAPIEQREDVHPILGLALGDSDDVVLRLPVGDGSEADQTLLSDLQLNIEPGFTVLAIRRGGQYLYRPRGRVRLLAGDELIASGPDEGRELLARRCGWLLVDPDGDGEMELEPAPRG, encoded by the coding sequence ATGGACGACCGACCACGAAATCTGCGCGAGATGCTCGCCGAGGCGAAGGACCTCTCCGAACTGATGGTCGATCTCGCCTACGCATCGTTGTTCTTCAGCGACCCCGACATGGCCGAGGAGGTGGGCGAACTCGAGGAGACGATGAGCGACCTCGTCCAGGACATGCGCGGCGTCTGCATCATGGCCGTTCGTCGCCCCGCCGAGGCCGAGGGCATGTCGTCCGTGCTCCAGGTGATCAGCGCGATCGAGCGCATCGCCAACGACGCTGTGGACATCGCCCGGATCGTCACCCACAAGCTCGGCATTCCCGCCGAGCTCCTCGCCGATCTCAGTGAGGCCGAGGAGGTGAGCCACCGGGTGCTGGTCTCCGACGGTTCGCACATGGCCCATCGGGAGCTCGCCGCCCACGAGCTGCCGGTCCAGACCGGCATGCGGGTGATGGCGATCCGCCGGGAGCGCAACTGGATCACCGATGTCGGCGGCGACACGGTCCTCGTGCCCGGCGACGTGCTCTTCCTTCGGGGATCGCCCGATGGCATCACCCGGCTGCGCGAACTCGCCGCCGCACCGCCGTGGACGCCGCCCCCGACACCCGAGGATCCGTTCACGACAGATCTCGATCGCGCCGTCGACGTCCTCGTCGAGATGAAGAACCTGTCGGAGGTTGCGGTGGGTCTGGCCTACTCGGCCCTCGTCCTCGCGGACCTCGGTCTCGCGGCCGAGGTCCGTCACCTCGAGGATCGCCTCGACGAGATGAAGGACCGGCTCGAACTGTGGGTCCTGCGGGCCGCGTCCGACAAGGTCGATCCGTCGCCGCTGCGGGGCCTGCTCCACCTGTCGCAGGCCGCCGAGGACATCGGCGACCAGGCCCAGCAGATGGTGGCGCCGATCGAGCAGCGCGAGGACGTCCACCCGATCCTCGGACTCGCCCTCGGCGACAGTGACGACGTCGTCCTGCGCCTGCCCGTGGGCGACGGGAGCGAAGCCGACCAGACGCTTCTCTCGGACCTGCAGCTGAACATCGAGCCCGGATTCACCGTGCTGGCGATCCGCCGTGGTGGTCAGTATCTCTACCGGCCGCGGGGCCGCGTCCGGCTCCTCGCCGGCGACGAGCTGATCGCCAGCGGGCCCGACGAGGGCCGCGAGTTGCTCGCCCGGCGCTGCGGCTGGCTTCTCGTCGATCCGGATGGAGACGGCGAGATGGAGCTGGAGCCCGCCCCGCGCGGATAG
- a CDS encoding magnesium transporter encodes MVGVGDRAARVGRALTGGDPRAYRDSLVALIIAGITSLVAGVTLALTTDTLEELPGLLLLVPAALAVKGNVFGALGSRLGTSIHAGTFRLSARLDTIVGANVAAALLLSLVIAVVIALLAKGVAIAFSISPTMSVADFIVVSTLGGLLASVVILVVTLLLAAGSVRFGWDLDNVVSPLVTASSDVATLPALVLAAELASVDGVTPVLAWIAVVIAGISLLWALLTRIALLRTIVRESMPILVVAGLLDLIAGITIEKRLDDFLEFPVLLVLLPGFLGTAGALGGVLSSRLATKLHLGLIEPGPIPRGSAGGEVAMIFALSVPVFVVAGLIAELGGLLADQASPGVVDLVLIAVTGGLLATSCVVVVAYYATVVAVRFGLDPDTYGIPMVTSTLDFVGAFALILAIVAFGVA; translated from the coding sequence ATGGTCGGTGTCGGCGATCGCGCCGCGCGCGTCGGACGCGCGCTGACGGGGGGTGACCCGCGCGCGTACCGCGACAGCCTCGTCGCGCTGATCATCGCCGGGATCACGAGCCTTGTCGCGGGGGTGACCCTCGCCCTCACCACCGACACGCTCGAGGAACTCCCCGGTCTGCTCCTGCTCGTGCCGGCCGCGTTGGCGGTGAAGGGCAACGTGTTCGGTGCGCTCGGCAGCCGCCTCGGCACCAGCATCCACGCCGGCACCTTCCGGCTCAGTGCGAGGCTCGACACGATCGTGGGGGCGAACGTCGCCGCGGCGCTGCTGCTCAGCCTCGTCATCGCGGTGGTCATCGCCCTGCTCGCGAAGGGCGTGGCGATCGCGTTCTCCATCTCGCCCACCATGTCCGTGGCGGACTTCATCGTCGTCTCGACGCTCGGCGGCCTCCTGGCGTCCGTCGTCATCCTCGTCGTCACCCTGCTGCTGGCCGCCGGATCGGTTCGTTTCGGGTGGGACCTCGACAATGTCGTCTCCCCGCTCGTCACGGCATCGAGCGATGTCGCGACATTGCCGGCGCTGGTCCTCGCCGCCGAGCTCGCGAGCGTCGACGGGGTCACCCCGGTGCTCGCATGGATCGCCGTCGTGATCGCGGGCATCTCGCTGCTGTGGGCGCTGCTCACCCGCATCGCGCTGCTCCGCACGATTGTTCGGGAGTCGATGCCGATCCTGGTCGTGGCCGGTCTCCTCGACCTGATCGCCGGCATCACGATCGAGAAGCGGCTCGACGACTTCCTCGAGTTCCCGGTCCTCCTCGTGCTCCTGCCCGGCTTCCTGGGCACTGCCGGGGCCCTCGGTGGGGTGCTGTCCAGCCGGCTCGCCACGAAGCTGCATCTCGGCCTGATCGAGCCGGGCCCGATCCCTCGCGGCTCGGCCGGCGGCGAGGTGGCCATGATCTTCGCGCTGTCGGTGCCGGTCTTCGTGGTGGCGGGCCTGATCGCGGAGCTCGGTGGCCTGCTCGCCGACCAGGCCAGTCCCGGGGTCGTCGATCTCGTGCTCATCGCGGTCACCGGCGGACTGCTGGCGACCTCGTGCGTGGTCGTCGTCGCGTACTACGCGACCGTCGTCGCGGTCCGCTTCGGGCTCGACCCGGACACCTACGGCATCCCCATGGTCACTTCGACGCTCGATTTCGTCGGTGCCTTCGCCCTCATCCTGGCCATCGTGGCCTTTGGAGTTGCATAG
- a CDS encoding nitronate monooxygenase: protein MQTRITDMLGIEIPIVQAPMGWIARSPLASAVSRAGGLGIIETSSGELDVIKGEIAAMRELTDKPWGVNVAQMFVRDIEGLLTFLFENEVGFVTTSAGDPAVLVPRLKDAGVTVFHVVPSIRGAEKAAAAGVDGIVVEGIEGGGFKNAKGASSLVLVPEIADRFPELPIVAAGGFVDGRSMAAAFALGADAVQMGTRMVASVESPIHDNWKQSIVDGKETDTVLVRGQGGPAMRTLRTERTSRSEEEGVPVSLDPAAMMGTYFGGDMESGVAMSGQVQGRIRSIEPVADILQTAWRDCQAIMATMGERAGR, encoded by the coding sequence ATGCAGACCCGAATCACCGACATGCTCGGCATCGAGATCCCCATCGTGCAGGCGCCGATGGGGTGGATCGCCCGCTCACCGCTCGCCTCCGCCGTCTCCCGGGCCGGCGGGTTGGGGATCATCGAGACGTCGTCGGGGGAGCTCGACGTCATCAAGGGCGAGATCGCGGCGATGCGCGAGCTGACCGACAAGCCGTGGGGCGTGAACGTCGCCCAGATGTTCGTCCGCGACATCGAGGGGCTGCTCACGTTCCTCTTCGAGAACGAGGTGGGGTTCGTCACCACCTCGGCCGGGGATCCGGCCGTGCTCGTGCCCCGCCTGAAGGACGCGGGCGTCACGGTCTTCCACGTCGTCCCCTCGATCCGGGGCGCCGAGAAGGCCGCGGCCGCGGGCGTCGACGGCATCGTCGTCGAAGGCATCGAGGGCGGCGGCTTCAAGAACGCCAAGGGCGCGTCCAGCCTGGTCCTCGTGCCGGAGATCGCCGACCGCTTCCCCGAGCTGCCGATCGTCGCGGCCGGTGGCTTCGTCGACGGACGGTCGATGGCCGCCGCGTTCGCTCTCGGGGCGGATGCGGTGCAGATGGGCACCCGGATGGTGGCGTCGGTCGAATCGCCGATCCACGACAACTGGAAGCAGTCGATCGTCGACGGCAAGGAGACCGACACGGTGCTCGTGCGGGGGCAGGGCGGACCGGCCATGCGCACCTTGCGCACGGAGCGCACCAGCCGGTCCGAGGAGGAGGGTGTTCCGGTGTCGCTCGACCCCGCGGCGATGATGGGCACCTATTTCGGCGGCGACATGGAATCCGGCGTCGCCATGAGCGGCCAGGTCCAGGGTCGGATCCGCTCGATCGAGCCCGTCGCCGACATCCTGCAGACGGCCTGGCGTGACTGTCAGGCGATCATGGCGACCATGGGGGAGCGGGCCGGCCGCTGA
- a CDS encoding ABC transporter ATP-binding protein, with translation MNALTMSGVVKRYGSTLAVAGLELDVAAGALLGLIGPNGAGKSTTLAMAATLTRPTEGSIEVLGIDAAADPREVRRRVGFMPDQMGFYDDMTVDEYLRFFADAHEIGRKERPALIDNLLELVELGPLRDHPVAGLSRGQAQRLGIGRVLVHDPDLLLLDEPASGLDPVARADLLELLRQLRDLGKTIVISTHILSELEPICTEVAVMAAGRVVAIGAPDELRTDPDPARTIEVRFVDGTRESFTVLDDEEQEALLRRLVADETRPLLEFRRSHRGLAALFEREVAE, from the coding sequence ATGAACGCACTCACCATGAGCGGCGTCGTCAAACGCTATGGGTCGACTCTCGCGGTCGCCGGCCTCGAACTCGACGTCGCCGCCGGGGCGCTGCTCGGGCTCATCGGCCCGAACGGGGCGGGCAAGAGCACCACGCTCGCCATGGCGGCGACGCTCACCCGTCCGACCGAGGGTTCCATCGAGGTGCTCGGCATCGACGCGGCCGCCGACCCCCGCGAGGTGCGTCGCCGGGTCGGATTCATGCCGGACCAGATGGGCTTCTACGACGACATGACGGTCGACGAATACCTGCGGTTCTTCGCCGATGCCCACGAGATCGGCCGCAAGGAGCGACCGGCCCTGATCGACAACCTGCTCGAGCTCGTCGAACTCGGTCCCCTGCGTGACCACCCGGTGGCCGGCCTCTCACGGGGGCAGGCGCAACGCCTCGGGATCGGCCGGGTGCTCGTGCACGATCCCGACCTCCTGCTGCTCGACGAACCGGCCAGCGGCCTCGACCCGGTCGCCCGGGCCGACCTGCTGGAGTTGCTGCGCCAGCTGCGCGATCTCGGCAAGACCATCGTGATCAGCACCCACATCCTCTCCGAGCTCGAACCGATCTGCACCGAGGTGGCCGTCATGGCGGCGGGCCGCGTCGTCGCGATCGGAGCGCCGGACGAGCTGCGGACCGACCCCGACCCGGCCCGAACGATCGAGGTCCGCTTCGTGGACGGCACCCGCGAGAGCTTCACCGTTCTCGACGACGAGGAACAGGAAGCACTGCTGCGCCGGCTCGTCGCCGACGAGACCCGACCCCTGCTGGAGTTCCGGCGGAGCCACCGCGGCCTGGCCGCGCTGTTCGAGCGCGAGGTGGCGGAATGA
- a CDS encoding ABC transporter permease, protein MRPLSNPIVSRELGSRMRNWPATLVLFGFLAVVTAVAIVAYEAERSSSTDAFDAVTAVEGAQVGRTLFDWTLFLVLLLIHFVVPAVAGAAIAGERERRTLAPLQLTLVRPRSIVLGKLVSSLAYVLLLAVAAAPILAIGYLVGGVDLGDLLRAAVAVVFTALVLGAVSILCSAFSTRVQVATVAAYAMVVLMTLGSLAAYSAVAIIDDRQGDDPVDPPAALLVAAPLATVADFLAADSSGDSGPFDALASLTESEDASGRTVRGEFWPWSAGTLLVVSVVVLGVATRRVRAPGARDR, encoded by the coding sequence ATGAGGCCGCTCTCGAATCCGATCGTGTCCCGCGAGCTCGGGTCACGGATGCGCAACTGGCCGGCGACGCTCGTGCTCTTCGGATTCCTCGCCGTCGTCACGGCTGTCGCGATCGTGGCGTACGAGGCCGAGCGCTCGTCGAGCACCGACGCGTTCGACGCCGTCACCGCGGTCGAGGGCGCCCAGGTCGGCCGGACCCTCTTCGACTGGACGCTGTTCCTCGTCCTGTTGCTCATCCACTTCGTGGTGCCGGCCGTCGCCGGCGCGGCCATCGCCGGCGAACGCGAACGCCGCACGCTCGCCCCGCTGCAGCTCACCCTCGTGCGGCCCCGGTCGATCGTGCTCGGCAAGCTCGTCTCGTCGCTCGCCTACGTCCTGCTGCTCGCCGTCGCCGCCGCGCCGATCCTCGCGATCGGGTATCTCGTCGGTGGCGTCGACCTCGGCGACCTGCTGCGGGCCGCCGTGGCGGTGGTGTTCACCGCCCTGGTGCTCGGCGCGGTGTCGATCCTCTGCTCGGCGTTCTCGACCCGGGTGCAGGTGGCGACCGTGGCGGCGTACGCGATGGTGGTGCTCATGACCCTGGGGAGCCTCGCCGCCTACAGCGCGGTCGCGATCATCGACGACCGCCAGGGCGACGACCCCGTCGACCCTCCCGCCGCCCTGCTCGTCGCCGCCCCGCTGGCCACCGTGGCCGACTTCCTCGCGGCCGACAGCAGTGGCGATTCCGGCCCGTTCGACGCCCTCGCCTCCCTGACCGAATCGGAGGACGCGTCGGGCCGAACCGTGCGCGGCGAGTTCTGGCCGTGGTCGGCCGGGACCCTTTTGGTCGTTTCCGTCGTCGTACTGGGTGTGGCCACCCGGCGCGTCCGTGCTCCGGGCGCGCGAGACCGATGA
- a CDS encoding MoxR family ATPase: MTETTTLTPEDYAATGEAIRQQIAKVIVGQRDLVDTVLVALLCEGHVLLEGVPGLGKTELLKTLGEAITVDLGRIQFTPDLMPADVVGTQVLEEGDDGRRTFEFRPGPIFHNLVLADEINRATPKTQSAMLEAMQERAVTVAGATRPLPRPFFVMATQNPIENEGTYPLPEAQLDRFLMKALVMFPPAEDLTEIVARTTGTARPTLDAVADAAHLREMIRLTREVPVAAHLIRYAVDLVAATHPGRGGPDIVQRAVRFGASPRGAQALILTAKAAALLDGRPNVAADDIASMARPVLRHRLVTGYEAIADGTTTDEVVDAIVDATPRPGAN, translated from the coding sequence ATGACGGAGACGACCACGCTCACCCCGGAGGACTACGCCGCCACCGGCGAGGCCATCCGCCAGCAGATCGCCAAGGTGATCGTCGGCCAGCGGGACCTCGTCGACACGGTGCTGGTGGCCCTGCTCTGTGAGGGCCACGTCCTCCTCGAGGGCGTGCCGGGCCTCGGCAAAACCGAGCTGCTGAAGACGCTGGGCGAGGCCATCACGGTCGACCTCGGCCGTATCCAGTTCACGCCGGACCTCATGCCGGCCGACGTCGTCGGCACCCAGGTGCTCGAGGAGGGCGACGACGGGCGACGGACCTTCGAGTTCCGGCCCGGCCCGATCTTTCACAATCTGGTGCTCGCGGACGAGATCAACCGGGCGACGCCGAAGACCCAGTCCGCCATGTTGGAGGCGATGCAGGAAAGGGCCGTCACCGTGGCCGGTGCCACCCGCCCACTCCCCCGGCCGTTCTTCGTGATGGCGACGCAGAACCCGATCGAGAACGAGGGCACCTACCCGCTGCCCGAGGCCCAGCTCGACCGCTTCCTGATGAAGGCGCTCGTCATGTTCCCGCCCGCGGAGGATCTCACCGAGATCGTGGCCCGCACCACCGGCACGGCCCGGCCGACCCTCGACGCCGTGGCCGATGCCGCTCACCTGCGCGAGATGATCCGGCTCACCCGCGAGGTCCCGGTCGCCGCCCACCTGATCCGCTACGCCGTCGATCTCGTCGCCGCGACCCACCCCGGCCGGGGCGGTCCCGACATCGTGCAGCGGGCGGTGCGCTTCGGCGCGTCACCGCGTGGTGCGCAGGCGCTCATCCTCACGGCGAAGGCGGCGGCGCTGCTCGACGGTCGCCCGAACGTGGCGGCCGACGACATCGCGTCGATGGCCCGCCCGGTGCTGCGCCACCGACTCGTCACGGGCTACGAGGCCATCGCCGACGGCACCACCACCGACGAGGTGGTCGACGCGATCGTCGACGCCACCCCCCGGCCCGGCGCGAACTGA
- a CDS encoding DUF58 domain-containing protein, with translation MPGEPLLDAKTLARLERLQLRTSQRLAGQFSGDHRSQRRGTSLDFADYREYHPGDDFRRIDYHLYARLDQLLLKLFEAEEDVTVRLLVDTSSSMSAPDKFRLTKQVAAAIGFVSLVRRDAVTVATFPFHLPPPRFNGRAALGALLHHLEQIEPGGVTEFANAVGDLLARRSTPGLTVVVSDLLTPDWATAIRRLPARGDQAAVVHIVDPRDHEPDVGGDIDVVDRETGATVAVSASPLDLRALQTRVAEWQDEVAERCRMSGVHYTRIAVGDDLERTLFGSWRAAGMVS, from the coding sequence GTGCCCGGCGAGCCCCTGTTGGACGCGAAGACGCTCGCCCGACTCGAGCGTCTTCAACTGCGCACGTCGCAACGGCTGGCCGGACAGTTCAGTGGCGACCATCGGTCCCAGCGCCGGGGCACATCGCTCGACTTCGCGGACTATCGGGAGTACCACCCGGGTGACGACTTCCGCCGGATCGACTACCACCTCTACGCCCGCCTCGATCAGCTCCTCCTGAAGCTCTTCGAGGCCGAGGAGGACGTCACCGTCCGACTGCTCGTCGACACCTCGTCGTCGATGTCCGCCCCCGACAAGTTCCGGCTCACGAAGCAGGTGGCCGCCGCCATCGGGTTCGTCTCGCTCGTGCGCCGCGATGCGGTGACCGTGGCGACGTTCCCGTTCCATCTGCCCCCGCCCCGCTTCAACGGGCGCGCCGCGCTCGGGGCGCTGCTCCACCATCTCGAACAGATCGAACCGGGCGGCGTCACCGAGTTCGCGAACGCGGTCGGCGACCTGCTCGCCCGCCGCTCCACCCCCGGCCTCACGGTGGTCGTGTCGGACCTCCTCACGCCGGACTGGGCCACGGCGATCCGGCGCCTGCCGGCCCGCGGCGACCAGGCCGCGGTCGTGCACATCGTCGACCCCCGTGACCACGAGCCGGACGTCGGCGGCGACATCGACGTCGTCGATCGCGAGACGGGGGCGACGGTCGCCGTGTCCGCCAGCCCGCTCGACCTGCGGGCGCTCCAGACCCGGGTCGCCGAGTGGCAGGACGAGGTCGCCGAGCGGTGCCGGATGTCGGGCGTCCACTACACCCGCATCGCGGTCGGCGACGACCTCGAGCGCACCCTCTTCGGGTCGTGGCGGGCCGCGGGGATGGTCTCGTGA